The Immundisolibacter cernigliae genome has a window encoding:
- a CDS encoding GGDEF domain-containing protein — MKLINILSDHPQTAPAPAKPPRRKPVDLARHTLELAATLSRHLDLDALIDHFSRRLGEVLPYDSLSFRHELAGQWHAIAHGSGGRHSCTYQLQVEEVPLGTLRIARRQRLEEPELAMLEQLIGVIVYPLRNALLYRRAQHDAATDPLTGLSNRGVFDDALPREISRAQRYGTHLTLLMVDVDNLKHINDRAGHSAGDRALQQVAGILRAGVRDSDQVFRYAGDEFAVLLVGGDATTAREVAERLRSRVDELPADSGAARPTLSIGLAPLRDTDSGQALFERADRALYGAKQAGRNCVCSAD, encoded by the coding sequence ATGAAGCTGATCAATATTCTGTCCGATCACCCGCAGACGGCACCGGCACCGGCAAAGCCGCCCCGGCGCAAACCGGTTGATCTGGCGCGTCACACGCTCGAACTGGCCGCGACCCTGTCGCGGCATCTCGACCTGGATGCATTGATCGATCACTTCTCGCGCCGCCTTGGCGAGGTCTTGCCGTACGACAGCCTCAGTTTCCGGCATGAGCTTGCCGGTCAATGGCATGCCATTGCTCACGGCTCGGGTGGTCGCCATTCCTGCACCTATCAATTGCAGGTCGAAGAAGTACCTCTGGGCACGCTGCGCATCGCCCGCCGCCAGCGCCTTGAAGAGCCGGAACTGGCGATGCTGGAGCAGTTGATCGGCGTGATCGTCTATCCGCTGCGCAATGCCCTGCTGTACCGGCGTGCCCAGCACGACGCGGCCACAGACCCGCTGACCGGGCTTTCCAACCGGGGCGTTTTCGACGATGCACTGCCCCGCGAGATCAGCCGTGCCCAGCGCTATGGCACCCATTTGACGCTGCTGATGGTCGACGTCGACAACCTGAAGCACATCAATGATCGGGCCGGGCACAGCGCGGGCGACCGGGCGCTGCAACAGGTGGCCGGCATACTGCGGGCCGGTGTACGCGACTCCGATCAGGTGTTTCGTTACGCCGGCGATGAGTTCGCCGTGTTGCTGGTCGGCGGCGACGCGACTACCGCGCGGGAAGTCGCCGAGCGCCTGCGCAGCCGCGTCGACGAGCTGCCTGCGGACTCCGGCGCCGCCCGGCCGACGCTGAGCATTGGCCTCGCGCCCCTGCGCGACACGGACAGTGGCCAGGCACTGTTCGAGCGAGCCGACAGGGCGCTCTATGGCGCCAAACAGGCGGGGCGCAACTGCGTGTGCAGTGCCGACTGA
- a CDS encoding cysteine hydrolase family protein, with protein sequence MRALLIIDMQNDFVLPGSPVTVAGALATVPRIRRLLDAFRARGWPVLHITRAYRADGSDVERFRREDFLRGPQYLLPGTSGADIVEELQPVPGEHVLIKPRFSAFMGTPLDLRLRRLGVDELVVSGTQYPNCIRATVLDAVCLDYAVTLVTDACSARTDAVAQANIADMAAIGVDCRTARQFLTGIA encoded by the coding sequence ATGCGCGCCCTGCTCATCATCGACATGCAGAACGATTTCGTGCTGCCCGGCAGCCCGGTCACCGTGGCTGGCGCGCTGGCGACGGTGCCGCGCATCCGGCGACTGCTGGATGCCTTTCGGGCCCGCGGTTGGCCGGTGCTGCACATAACGCGCGCCTACCGCGCGGACGGAAGCGACGTGGAGCGGTTCCGGCGCGAGGACTTCCTGCGGGGGCCGCAGTACCTGCTGCCGGGCACGTCGGGGGCCGACATCGTCGAGGAACTGCAACCCGTGCCCGGCGAGCACGTGCTGATCAAGCCGCGCTTCAGCGCCTTCATGGGCACGCCGCTGGACCTGCGGCTGCGCAGACTGGGCGTGGATGAACTGGTGGTGAGCGGCACGCAGTACCCGAACTGCATCCGCGCCACGGTGCTCGACGCGGTGTGCCTGGATTACGCGGTCACGCTGGTGACGGATGCCTGTTCCGCGCGGACGGACGCCGTGGCGCAGGCCAATATCGCCGACATGGCCGCCATCGGCGTGGATTGCCGGACCGCACGACAGTTCCTGACAGGGATTGCCTGA